A single Stigmatopora argus isolate UIUO_Sarg chromosome 7, RoL_Sarg_1.0, whole genome shotgun sequence DNA region contains:
- the LOC144077455 gene encoding synaptogyrin-3-like, translating to MDPAVAFGSAKAGKLAFDPVAFFTHPRTIMRILSWVFSIVVFSCIVNEGYMNIGSERLLCIFNKNADACNYGMTLGVSCFLASACFLVLDAIFPSFSSLKDRRRAVLLDLVCSGVASFLWFVGFCFLANQWQATSPDELPLSQGADAARAVIAFSFFSVITWTVLTLSALRRYLSGSQANLFTWQHLDPVSGHARATPYPIANGATIVTTKPYQAPPFTETLDPQKLTQQQHRSVAPAF from the exons ATGGATCCCGCGGTCGCATTCGGATCTGCCAAAGCCGGCAAGCTGGCCTTCGACCCGGTCGCCTTCTTCACGCATCCGCGGACCATCATGAGGATCCTCTCGTGG GTTTTTTCCATCGTGGTGTTCAGTTGCATTGTGAACGAGGGCTACATGAACATTGGCAGCGAGCGTCTTTTGTGCATCTTCAACAAGAATGCGGACGCCTGCAACTATGGGATGACCCTGGGCGTGTCCTGTTTCCTGGCCAGCGCCTGCTTCCTGGTCCTGGACGCCATCTTTCCGTCTTTTAGCAGCCTGAAGGACAGACGGCGTGCCGTGTTGCTTGACCTTGTCTGCTCTG GCGTGGCCAGCTTCCTGTGGTTCGTGGGCTTCTGCTTCTTGGCCAACCAGTGGCAGGCGACGTCACCGGACGAGCTGCCTCTGTCGCAGGGTGCCGACGCCGCCCGAGCCGTCATTGCCTTTAGCTTCTTCTCTGTCATCACTTGG ACGGTGCTGACACTGAGCGCCCTGCGTCGCTATCTGTCGGGATCGCAAGCCAACCTGTTCACGTGGCAGCACCTGGACCCCGTCTCCGGCCACGCGAGGGCCACGCCCTACCCCATCGCCAACGGGGCCACCATCGTCACGACCAAGCCCTACCAAGCCCCGCCCTTCACCGAGACGTTGGACCCGCAGAAGCTCACGCAGCAGCAGCACAGATCGGTGGCGCCCGCCTTCTAA
- the LOC144077565 gene encoding peptidyl-prolyl cis-trans isomerase FKBP3-like isoform X1, with the protein MSRGPVSEWTAEQVRSGDLPKIDLIKFSHDNAGRSFLNERRVLGNIKNVAKTAKKEQLVDAIMSRLSAKGLKPRRLEEVTKQVKAVKINQKTKGMAEVVDQGPPKFINVNAKER; encoded by the exons atgagccgtgGGCCGGTGTCGGAGTGGACTGCAGAGCAGGTCAGAAGTGGCGATTTACCGAAGATAGACCTGATAAAGTTCTCACATGACAATGCAGGGCGTTCG ttcctcaacgagcgcagagtgctgggaaacatcaagaatgtggccaaaacagccaaaaaggagcagcttgtcgacgccataatgagccgtttgtcagcaaa GGGTTTAAAGCCACGAAGACTGGAAGAGGTGACAAAgcaggtgaaagctgtcaaaatcaACCAGAAGACCAAAGGCATGGCAGAAGTTGTGGATCAG ggtccacccaagtttatcAACGTCAATGCTAAAGAGAGGTGA
- the LOC144077565 gene encoding peptidyl-prolyl cis-trans isomerase FKBP3-like isoform X2 — MSRGPVSEWTAEQFLNERRVLGNIKNVAKTAKKEQLVDAIMSRLSAKGLKPRRLEEVTKQVKAVKINQKTKGMAEVVDQVGPPKFINVNAKER; from the exons atgagccgtgGGCCGGTGTCGGAGTGGACTGCAGAGCAG ttcctcaacgagcgcagagtgctgggaaacatcaagaatgtggccaaaacagccaaaaaggagcagcttgtcgacgccataatgagccgtttgtcagcaaa GGGTTTAAAGCCACGAAGACTGGAAGAGGTGACAAAgcaggtgaaagctgtcaaaatcaACCAGAAGACCAAAGGCATGGCAGAAGTTGTGGATCAGGTA ggtccacccaagtttatcAACGTCAATGCTAAAGAGAGGTGA